One Hordeum vulgare subsp. vulgare chromosome 4H, MorexV3_pseudomolecules_assembly, whole genome shotgun sequence DNA window includes the following coding sequences:
- the LOC123448373 gene encoding myosin-16-like: MGRSNKNKKKKAPQSAAAAAPSDVAVNGDEQQVDSAAAANGDAIQPPMPTAVGAAHGDEPPPPESAMVANGEHAAPPPPPIDAADGDESPVDSATAANRHGAPPSPPTVEASNGDEMPLDSAVPDDANPPPSIEAANVCEPTAKTGSEDQVPGERRDSSPENEVEKLKALNATLVKEAKRTRGQVATLSAQVDQRSADTGLLADLEPVVLRAAVVASLQAAAKDDTALRGHIADAQQSLQVAEARVACQTDARVEATARLEAAELEKLRLQELLRGKETAAASAASNVAKSEALVSQLAGNSTELCAAKGELEKQLGEMSASAQNVHALKAELEGSFNDYKKSTEICRQDMEEKLDEKSKQLEGLRSSEAEMEVKIRSLEAELSPALARNRELEAEMEASKTELDAALKEVEKLQIQVANANDKYNMVVDEADGFRNEINQMWKTKEAAEAAFATEKTKFEKELDGLKRRVEKIKANKDVVMASVNQKDVEAVNLRDELNALCGTIAEQRVRCNYLKDKYSWLLAEKDALLKALGKEKAEGDKLRLSLGELESYNAKRDREIGVLKAEVENKEGRIGRLNGKLQELHLAVAEARHRGKSSAWTWLCPTTTVIAAASFVYAARSR, from the coding sequence ATGGGCAGGagcaataagaataagaagaagaaggctccccaatccgccgccgccgccgccccctctgatGTAGCGGTCAACGGCGACGAGCAGCAGGTGGATTCTGCTGCGGCGGCCAACGGAGACGCGATTCAGCCGCCGATGCCTACTGCGGTTGGGGCGGCCCACGGCgatgagccgccgccgccggaatCTGCGATGGTGGCCAATGGAGAACATGctgcgccaccgccgccgccaattGACGCGGCCGATGGCGACGAGTCACCGGTGGATTCTGCGACAGCGGCCAATCGACACGGAGCTCCGCCGTCGCCGCCTACAGTTGAGGCGTCCAACGGCGACGAGATGCCGCTGGATTCAGCGGTCCCGGACGACGCGAACCCGCCGCCTTCGATTGAGGCAGCCAACGTCTGCGAGCCGACCGCTAAGACGGGGTCGGAGGACCAAGTCCCAGGGGAGAGGCGGGACTCGTCGCCAGAGAATGAGGTGGAGAAACTCAAGGCGCTCAACGCCACGCTCGTTAAGGAGGCGAAGAGGACGCGGGGGCAGGTGGCCACGCTCAGCGCGCAAGTGGACCAGCGCTCTGCCGATACTGGCTTACTCGCCGATCTGGAGCCTGTGGTCCTCCGGGCTGCCGTTGTTGCCTCCCTCCAAGCTGCCGCCAAGGATGACACGGCGCTGCGCGGGCACATAGCCGACGCCCAGCAGTCTCTCCAGGTCGCGGAGGCGAGGGTAGCTTGCCAGACGGATGCCAGGGTCGAGGCTACAGCGCGCTTGGAGGCGGCCGAATTAGAGAAACTTCGACTCCAGGAGCTCCTCCGCGGGAAGGAGACGGCGGCAGCATCTGCTGCCAGTAATGTCGCCAAATCGGAGGCTTTGGTTTCCCAATTGGCTGGGAACAGTACTGAGCTTTGTGCAGCTAAAGGTGAATTGGAGAAGCAATTGGGGGAGATGAGCGCCTCGGCTCAGAATGTCCATGCTCTCAAGGCAGAACTGGAGGGAAGCTTCAATGATTACAAAAAGAGCACTGAGATATGCAGGCAGGATATGGAGGAGAAGCTTGATGAGAAATCAAAGCAGTTGGAGGGCCTGAGATCCAGTGAGGCGGAAATGGAGGTGAAGATCCGGTCTTTGGAGGCAGAGCTCTCGCCGGCCCTGGCCAGGAACAGAGAATTGGAGGCGGAGATGGAGGCTAGCAAGACAGAGTTAGATGCTGCACTGAAGGAAGTGGAGAAGCTCCAGATCCAAGTTGCAAATGCCAACGATAAGTATAACATGGTGGTGGATGAGGCGGATGGTTTCCGGAATGAGATTAACCAGATGTGGAAAACAAAGGAAGCGGCTGAGGCTGCATTTGCTACTGAGAAGACTAAGTTTGAGAAAGAACTGGATGGGTTGAAGAGGAGGGTTGAAAAAATTAAAGCCAATAAGGATGTTGTCATGGCCTCTGTCAATCAGAAAGATGTTGAGGCTGTAAACCTGAGGGATGAACTGAATGCGCTGTGCGGTACCATTGCTGAGCAACGTGTTCGCTGCAATTATCTCAAGGATAAGTATTCTTGGCTCCTAGCAGAGAAGGACGCGCTTCTAAAAGCACTTGGCAAGGAGAAAGCTGAAGGAGACAAGCTAAGGCTGAGCCTTGGGGAGCTTGAGAGCTATAATGCTAAGAGGGACCGTGAGATTGGGGTCTTGAAGGCAGAAGTAGAAAACAAGGAAGGACGGATCGGTCGCTTGAATGGTAAGCTTCAGGAGCTGCATCTCGCAGTCGCTGAGGCACGGCACAGGGGGAAGAGTAGTGCGTGGACATGGCTGTGCCCTACTACAACTGTTATCGCTGCCGCTTCCTTTGTCTACGCTGCTCGTAGCCGGTGA